TTATACTTTCAACCACTTTCGGAACATAGCGAATATTACATACCCGATAGCTGTCCCCAGTGTGTTAAAAAACAAATCGTCTACTGTCGCACTTCTATTCACAGTAAAATATAATTGGGTGAATTCGATCGACAGTGAAAACAAAAATCCGGCGATTAACGTTAAAAGGAAATAGCGTAGGAATTTCACTATAGAAGGAATCAGTATACCAAAAGGAATGAACAAAGCAATATTTCCAAAGGAATATAGCAACATCAACTCAGGATCAACCATTCGACTCAATTGATAAAAAAGTTCTGTATCAAATCCTGTAGTACCTCCCTGCCCTACAATAGGGGGAGTGAATCGGAAAGGTTCCATTGTTAGGTAAAATACGGCCAGTAAATACACAAACAAGAGATTTCCAATGAATTCTCGTTTGAATCTGATTTTTCGATTTCTACTTCGCAAAAATCGAAATAACACCCATAATAGCATTACTGAGGCAAGAACAATCCATACATAAAGTGCGCTCATGATGACTGGCTCCTTTTCTCTTTGGCTATCAATCTAATTTTATAGAACTTCATTATACTTGATTAACGATTTAAGCGAATATATTTAGGGTACATTATATTATGTATAGAATCTAACATTAAGAAGGAGCCTTTGTCATGACAAATTCACTTATCGTAAAAAATGATATTCATATACATGCAGACCCTTCCACTGTTTGGAAGGTTTTAACCGAACCAAAATATGTTGCTCAGTGGGACGAATTACCAGAAGATTATCCCGAAGAGGCGATGACCATAGGTAGTAAAGTAACATGGGATTTACCAAATGGCGGTCAAACAATCACAAAAGTAATTCGTGCTGAACAAGAAGAAGAGCTGATCGTGGACCTATATGTAAGTACGTGGGATACACGTCCCGAAGAAGGGGATGTCGTTTATCGTTATAACTTAAAACCACACAATGGTGAGACTCACTTATTCATTGAGATAGGAGATTTTTCTTTGGTAGAAGACGGCGAGATGTACTATGACGCATCAGTTGAATTCGCTGAAGAAGCCAAAAAGAAAATAAAAGAGTTATCAGAGGAGACTTGATCGGAATTTTATTCCGATCAAGTTCTTTGGCTTTTATTAACTGAGTAAATATTTACACCCTGTCCATTGAATTCACAATTTTTTTCGAGTTTCATGCCAATGAATTCAGCCACTTTCGAAGATGCTTTATTCTCAGGTTGAATGATAGAAATTAGTCTACTAATATTAAGCTCTTCAAAAGCATAAACCTTCAAACTTTTTGCCACTTCCTTGGCATACCCTTCATTCCAATATGTCTCGTCAATCCAAAAACCAACTTCTACTTCTTCCCTATCATCAACCACCTGTTTGACAAGCCCTGCATGTCCAATTGGCTGTAATTCATCTTTTTTCATTATGAGCTTTAGGCCATAAATAGAACCCTCATAAGAACCACTTAGAATCCTTTCAAAAAAAGCTTTCGATTGATCATGGTTTTTTATTTTTCCATCCCCGATATACTTCATCATACGAGGGTTAGTTAGCATGGAGTTGAGAAAAGGGAACTCATTTTCCGTATAATTTTTTATTACCAATCTATCAGTTTCTAATTTCATTTATTCCCCACCTCCAAACATAATTATTTAGTTTAGCTGTTTAAAATACGGTCGACGAATGTCTTTTTGGCTTCAGAGTAAGCCATTTGATCATCTGGAAACTTTTCTGCTAGTTCTAGTTTTAAATGCTCATACTCTTTAGCAAGTGCCTCATCTTGATTCAGTCGATCACGAAATTCTACGTGTGCCTTCCACCATTCACCTTGATACTTCACAATATGGACTATATGTGTTTTCTCTAAGTTCTCCAAGTCGGAGAATTTTGCGACCACTTCTTTTCCCTCAATATTCACCCGGCCTAAATGATAGTACCCTTCTTTATTCAACTTTTTATGTTCAAAGCTTTTAAAATCATCCATGGTGCGCAACCCTACCAAGATATCCACTAAAGGTTTTGCTTTAATTCCTGCAATAGCGGTACTTCCTATATGTTCAATTTCTACAACCTTATCACCTAATATTTGCTCTAAAGTTGATTGCTCTCGCAAAAATGATTTTTTCCATTCTGGGTCTGGCTGAGATAGAAACAACTCATTATTCCTGATTCCTAACATCTAACCCCTCCTTTTCATAGTAGTTATAGAGTAAGGGATAATACTACCAAATAACAGTCTGATTTTTTAAAAAATAATATGCTATAATAGACTTACAGAATTCTTAATATTAAACACCACTGAATATTCTATCGGCCGCTTCAGGGGCATACTTTTTTAATAGCTCTTCACTCTCCTCTGCCCTGATATCACCGACATAATTATACAACCTCTTATGAACATAGTTATTTGATTCAATAAAGGTGTCCATCTCCATATACGCATCCTTCACACCAAACACGACATTTCGGATATTAGCCAGAATAATAGTCGGAAGACACATCACACACGGTTCCACTGTACTGTAAATGACGCACTCCCTTGCATGTCGACTTAAATGCTCAGCGCCGGAATTAAGTGCATTGATTTCAGCATGCTTCGTACGGTTATTCCATGTATGTATTTTGTTTGATCCTCTTGAGATAATTTCTCCTTGATAATGAACAATAACCGAACCAATCGGCAAATCGCCTCTCTCCCCTGCTAGTCTCGCTTCTCTTAATGCTTCCCCCATGAAATAATCATGATCCAAATGATCAATATTCTTCAACATACCCATCATAACCTCCAGTATTTTCCTTACAATACTAGTTCAATAAAAGGCGTGGTAACTCCTTTTTTAACTTGATCAAGTTTACCTAAGTGAAGATGATCATCTTACATAATAAAAAGCACACCGAATGTTCAATTCAGTGTGCTCTCTGATGAATAGTTCATATCATAATTAATCACTCGAGCTACCTAATTCGTCTGTTAAAAAATCCTCATAATCCCCTAAATCGCGCGACCCGAACAATACGAATCGTACATGCTTAAGGTTATTCAGATTTTCTAGTTCTCCTAAGACAGTCGGAATAGCAACTTTTATAGCCTCATGCTGGGGATACCCGAAAGTTCCAGTTGATATGGCAGGGAATGCGATACTCTCCAAACCTTTTTCTTCTGCAAGCCTCAAGGAATCTCTGTAACACTTAGCCAGAAGTTCATCTGAGGGATTATTCAATCCATAAATCGGTCCAAGACAATGGATTACATGTTTATTAGGAAGGCCGAATGCTTCGGTCATAACCACTTCTCCAGGTTCTAGAGGTGCGTGCGGTGCACAAGCTTCAGCGAGTTCTGGACCGGCTTTTCGATGCAAAGCTCCTGCTACCCCTCCACCCGTAACCAATTCAGCATTTGCTGCATTGACTACTACATCTATATCACTTTGAGCGGATATATCATCTTGTATACAATCAAATATCTTTCCATTCCAATTCCATTTCATACCAAAAACCTCCATAGCCAAGCTGAGACACCAGCTTAACTATCTATCGTTTCCCTCAGTCTAATAACGCGAAACATAAGAATACGTTACTCTAGGGAACGCAACCAAATATTTTACTCAAAAAGTTCTTTATGTTTTTTAATTGCTAAATGAAGTGATGAATACGTCTCAATCGATTTAAAATCGATTCCTAAGTTGATCATTGTTTGAGCAACTTCAGGACGAATTCCCGCTAAAATTGCGTGCGTGCCAACTAACTCCATTGATTCAACGATTTTGAAAATATTGCTCGCGACTAATGTATCAATCACTGGTACTGCTGATAAGTCTATGAAAATATGTGATAAATCCTGTTTGCTAGCTTGATCTAACGCAGTACTCAACAGCAGGTCAGCTCGTTCAGTGTCGATTGTACCAACAATAGGAAGCACAGCTGCACCTTTCACCATAGGTACTACAGGGGCTGATAATGTCAGGAAGTTGTTATGTGCAGTTTGGATTTTTTCCTTATAAGTCTCGATGTACTTTGCTGCGAAAGAGTGGACCGCAGTATCTAATAAAGGATCAATCCTCTCGACAATTGAAAATGTTGTCGCTACAGTGAACTCTTCTTTTATAGCGATTTTTTTGATTTCCTCCCAAATAGTCAGTCTAGTTCGAGATACACCTTCTAAGGCTTGACTAAGGTCACCACCATGTTCAATTGAGTAATTCGCAATTTCCTTACCCCAATCAGAGATACCTTTAAAATCAATTCTTTCTTCAGCACGACAAGCATCTATGAAGAATGTTACCAATTGAAGCCTGACTTCGCTTGCTTTTTTGTCTTCTTTAGATTCTGAATCCGTTGCTAATTTGTCTGCGACGTCGTTTTTCTTTTCTTCAAGACGATCACAGAGAATCTTCATCTCTTCTCGAATAGTTGCTTCATGCATGAAAGTCACTCCTCATAAGTTCTTAAGTAACATTATATACTAATTCGATAACAATTCTCAAAAATTAGTTTATTCAATGTTCACAACCGCCTATAACGATGAATATGATATCTAAGACTATTAAAGGAGGTAAATTGATGTATCCTAACCAACCCAATCAACACCCGATGCAACAGCCTTATGGCAATCAAAATATGATGCCCAACCAACAAATGGGGGCACAAGAAAATATGATGCCCAACCAGCAAATGGGAGCACAAGAAAATATGATGCCTAACCAGCAGATGGGTGTGCAACAAGAAAATTTAAGTCCAGAGCAGCAAAAGAAGCAAATGTACGATATGTGTAAAAATAACAAATTGCACATGGTCACTTTAGAGACAAACGATGGAAAGTATGTCGAAGGAATAGTGGATGAGTACGATAAGGAAGGCGTCACTCTAATTATGCCAAGTGGTGACATGGAAAATCAAGAACGTGTCTGGTTCGGGGGAGGATTTGGCGGACCAGGGTATGGACCGGGCTTCGGGCCAGGGTACGGAGCAGGTTTCGGTTATGGCCGTTATCCAAGAAGATTCCGTCGATTCAGAAGACAACGTTTCCCATTTTTCGGCTTAAGAAGATTTTTCTTCCCATTCTTTTATTAAGGGAGACAATACCCCAGTCAAAAAAGCTGCCTCTTTCATTTAATAGAAGGAGGCAGCTTTTGTATGCCAATTCATTACCGGAAAGGTTGGTAAGTGTGGCGACTCCTATTGTATATAAAGCATTAGGTGATTCATTGACTGTTGGTGTTGGCGCATTTTTTTCAAAGGGATTTGTGGGCCGTTATGCAGAAAAATCGGTTAATCATCTTCAGCGTCCTATTCGAACCCAAGTAATAGCCAAGAGAAAAATGACTAGCCATGATTTAGTCAAATTAACCCGAGACGAACATCAATTGAAAAGTATTAGCCAAGCGAATATTATTACAATTACAATCGGGGGAAATGATCTATTGGAGGCAAACCGTCTCTTTCTTTCAACATATCACCCTGAATTCTTTGAGCAATCCGCTTTCGATTTATATATGAATGTATCTACCATCTTATATAGAATCAAAAAAGCAAAAACGAACGAGGGATCCCCTTATTTAATCAGAATCATAGGATTGTATAATCCTTATCCACAGTTAAGTTATAGCGATTACTGGGTTGAGCGCTACAATCAAATACTTAGATCTTTTTCTTCGGATCACATTGTCTTTATAGATATATATCCTTTCTTCCAGCGTACTGACAGAAATCTACTCAGCTTTGACGGTCTTCACCCAAATAAACATGGTTATGAAATCATCGCTAATGAGACGGCAGAAAAAGGTTACTTCCCATTGATCAACCGATTTCAAAGATATTAAAAACCCCTTAGTATAAGAAACTAAGAGGTTTGTACTTTGGTATTTTCTATTCATTTAACGGAGTTTATTCTCCACAAGAATCGCCATCGCAATATTCTGTTTTGGATGATGGATTCAGAACTTGAATAGGCGAGTTCTGTTCCTCTTCGTACACTTTTTCAAGTACTTCCTTAAAAGATTCAGTTGGTTGAGCCCCAGAGAGCGCATATTTTTCATTAAATACAAAGAACGGTACACCCTGGACACCCAATTGCTGAGCTAACTGTTGGTCACCCACTACAGCACCTTTGTAGTGACCTTCAGCTAACACTTGCAGCGATTCTTTCTTGTCTAACCCTACTTCTTCTGCTAAATCAGCCAGAATTTGATGCTCACCGACGTCCTTGCCTTCTGTGAAATAAGCCTTCATCACTCTTTCCATAAATTTATACATTTTACCTTGTTGTTTTGCATACTGACTTAATCGATGCGCGTCTTCCGTATTCGTGGGTATGACCTGATCAAAATGAAAATCAAGACCCTCTTCCTTAGCTTGCATAGCCATTGATTCGTTCATTTCTTTACCCTTTTCATACGAAACACCATATTTATTAGCCAACATTTCATGAATGTTCTGGTTAGTATTTTTTTCTGCATTCGAATCTAATTGAAAGCTTTTGAATTCCACGTCTACTTCTTTTGAATGAGCGAAGTCAGATAACGCTCTCTCTAATCGTCTTTTGCCTATATAACAAAATGGACAAACTACATCTGACCAAACTTCGATTTTCATCGGAATCCCTCCAAACATCTACTCTTTTCACATTATTGAATATGAACTTCCAGAAATCAACTAACTTGTTTATTTTAAATCGGTTGGTTTATTTTCTGTTGATTAAAGGAAAGGATAAATAAAACGTACGTTAATGAAAGGAGCCTCTCTTTTGGAAAAAAGAATCGATTACCTTGTAAATTGGTTAAAAGAAGAAGTGAATCAATCAGGTGCCAAAGGTGCACTAGTAGGTATAAGCGGAGGTATTGATTCAGCTGTTGTTGCCTATTTGATTAAAAGAGCTTTCCCTGAAAACTCTTTCGGGGTGATTCTTCCCATCAATCAACGTGTAGAAGACCAGAAAGACGCGGTTGCTGTCGCTGAAGATTCCGGCATTCATTATGTAGGTATCGAATTGACTGAAACATTCCAAACAGCCGTAAAGGCAATGCAAGAAAAGATTAATGATGAGTGGAATGACGAAAATGACCGCATGGTAAAAGCAAATTTCCAAGCGAGACTTCGCATGAGTACAATGTACGCTGTTGCGCAAAATTATGATTACTTAGTAATCGGTACAGGAAATCAGCCTGAGACTTACACTGGATATTTCACAAAATACGGAGACGGTGGAGCTGATTTACAACCTCTCCTCAACTTAAGCAAACAGGAAGTTCGCGAAATGGCTACTGAGTTAGGCGTAACAGACCAAGTAATCAATAAGCCGCCAAGTGCAGAGTTGTGGGAAGGCCAGACGGATGAGGATGAATTAGGTGTATCCTATGACACGATCGACGCATACATCCGAGGAGAGAAAGTGGACCCAGAGGACGAAAAAAGAATCAAACAGCTGCACAAAGGGTCCGCACACAAACGATCAATTGCACCTGGACCTGATGAGTTCAAAGGATGATATAAATGAAAAAAACAGCACTAGTCATCATTGATATAATCAATGACATGGAATTCGATGGAGGAGAACGGCTTTTAGAACAAAGCAGACCGATCGTAAAGCCAATTCAAAAACTTAAAAAACAAGCCAGAGAACTTGATTTGCCGGTCATTTATGTAAATGACAACTTTGGCCTTTGGCAAGAAGATAAAGATGAACTAATAGAGCACTGTTTAAAAGGACGCGGAAGTGAAATAGCCAATCAACTAAGACCTGAAGACGACGAATTTTTCATCATTAAGCCGAAACATTCAGGTTTTTATGGCACTCAGTTAGATATTTTGTTGCGACAGTTGGAAGTACAAAACCTTGTATTGACAGGCGTTGCAGGTGACATCTGTATACTGTTCACTGCCAATGACGCTTACATGAGAGATTATAACCTCTGGGTTCCTAAAGACTGCATGGCATCAGAAGTAGAGAGTGACAATGATGCCGCACTGCAAATCATCAAACGGTCGACCTTTAGTAACATTAAACCGACTAGTGATGTGACGATAAAAGACGCTTTTTCTACTTAAGGATTTGTTATAAACGCTTGGAAGTTTCTCCAAGCGTTTTTCCGTCATTATCTTGGCTAACTTGCTTTATTTCTCAATTTCAAATTTGTTCGAACAATTGTAGCTGATAGAATTAAAACAACTAAACTCGATATAAAAAATCCAACTGCGTAGGAAGGAATACTTTCTTCTGGTACTCTATCATTTATTTCAATACCTAAAAAATATAGTCCAATACCCTCTCCATCAACATCTGAGCCAATTGACCACAAATCTAATCCTTTGTTAAGCAATAAAAATCCAAATAAGATTAAAACTCCTGCAATTAACCAGCGACTAATATTATTCATTTTTTCCCCCCTTAACACAATAAAACCGCCATTAATAATCTTATTCTATTTTACCATGAAATTTCCATATAAAACTTCAGAAAACCATCAAAACAAAATGAAAGACCAAATCATTATGCGATTTGGTCTTTAAATTGATAAGGAAACTCTACTGTCTTTCCTAAAAAATTGAGCTATTCAATTTTCTTCGGCTCGTTTAGATCTTCACTCCGCTTCTTGCTGTAATTCCTTGAACTCTTCATCCGAAAATGCTCTAGACCTTGTTAGAAACCTCTTCCCTTCCACACCTTCTAAAGAAAACATTCCTCCTCTGCCATCGACAACATCGATGATCAACTGAGTATGCTTCCAGTAATCATACTGACTAGCATGGATGTAGAAAGGGCTTTCTCCAATTTCTCCAAGAAAAATATCTTGATCCCCAATCATGAGATCTCCGTCTGGATAACACATCGGAGCGCTGCCATCACAGCAACCACCCGACTGATGAAACATGATTGGACCGTGCTTTTCCTTCAACAATTCAATCAATTCTAACGTTGCATCTGTCGCTGTGACGCGTTCAACCATAGTAGAACCTCACCTTTCTAATCGGATCCTAGAAAAATCCTAATTTCTGAGGAGTGTAGCTAACCAACAGGTTTTTAGTCTGCTGATAATGATCCAGCATCATTTTATGATTTTCTCGTCCGATACCAGACATTTTGTAACCACCGAATGCTGCGTGAGCAGGATAATCGTGGTAACAGTTCGTCCATACACGCCCCGCTTCAATGGCTCTGCCGAAACGATAAGCTGTGTTAATATTTCTAGTCCATACACCAGCACCCAAACCGTAAAGCGTGTCATTCGCAATTTCAAGAGCTTCTTCGTCTGTCTTGAATGTAGTAACGGCTAAAACAGGACCAAAGATTTCCTCTTGGAAAATACGCATCTTATTATGTCCTTTGAAAATCGTAGGCTGAACATAATATCCGTCTGAGAAATCGCCGTCTTTCTTATTCTGTTCACCACCAACTAGACATTCTGCACCTTCTTGCTTACCGATATCTAGATACGAAAGAATCTTCTCTAATTGCTCACTTGAAGCCTGAGCACCCATCATCGTATTCGGATCCAGTGGATTGCCTGTAGCAATTGCTTTAACTCTTTCAATTGCACGTTCCATAAATTCATCGTAAATGTCTTCATGGACCAGTGCACGTGAAGGACATGTACATACTTCCCCTTGGTTCAATGCGAACATGACAAAACCTTCAATCGCTTTGTCTAGGAAATCATCATCTTCATCCATTACATCTTTGAAGAAAATATTCGGTGATTTACCACCAAGCTCAAGTGTAACTGGAATCAAGTTTTGAGAAGCATATTGCATGATCATACGACCTGTCGTCGTTTCACCCGTGAATGCCACTTTACCGATACGAGGATTCGATGCTAGTGGTTTACCCGCTTCTAAACCAAAACCATTGACGATATTCAAAACACCCGCTGGCAATAGATCTTCAATCAGTTCCATTAATAAAAGAATAGATGCAGGCGTTTGTTCAGCAGGTTTTAATACGACACAGTTTCCTGTCGCTAATGCTGGAGCTAGCTTCCACGTAGCCATCAATATCGGGAAGTTCCAAGGGATAATTTGACCAACTACTCCGATTGGCTCTTGGAAGTGATAAGCAACTGTATCATTGTTGATCTGACCGATAGACCCTTCCTGAGCTCTAATAGCACCAGCGAAATACCTGAAATGGTCTACAGCCAACGGTAAGTCCGCGTTCAGCGTTTCACGAACCGCCTTCCCGTTATCCCACGTTTCAGCAACAGCTAACATTTCTAAATTTTCTTCAATCCGGTTTGCTATTTTATTTAAAATATTCGCACGCTCTGCTGCAGAAGTCGCTCCCCACGCCTCTTTTGCTGCATGAGCTGCATCTATTGCTGCTTCAACATCTTCTTTCGTCGATCTCGGCACTTCACAGAACGTTTTACCTGTAACAGGCGAAACATTTTCAAAGTATTGTCCATTTTGCGGGGCCGTCCATTTGCCACCAATGAAGTTTTCATAGCGATCTTTGAAATTTACCTTTGCACCATCTGTGTTAGGAAAAGCATACGTCATACCCATTCCTCCAATTAAATTATTACAAGCCCAGAGAACTTGTCCACATAGAAAATCATTACATTAAATGTATGCGCTTTCATTTTTGAATATGTAAACAAGTGATCGAGAGCTAGTACATTTAATAATATCAAAAAATAGCTAATATTCAAAATAGTTAATCTTATTCAAGGTTGCTAAATGAAAAAGTGGCGCAATTCTCTACGAAAGCGGCGCAATAACGACCAAAATATGTAATAACCCTTCTCGTAGCCGATGTTTTTGGACCAAATCACATCAAAAATCGCAATTAAAAAACCTGCACCCGATTTTATACATCAGGTACAGGCTCTATTTAATCTGCTTGTTTCACTTGTTTGATCACTTCATTGATATTGGCATGTTTTTCTGGAGAAGTATCAATATGTTTCCACAAAACATTTCCTTGCTCATCGAAAATCCAAGTTCCACCTTGAATATAAACATCTTGACTAGTCATCGCCTTTTTAACGACCTTAGCCTGCTGTTTATCTTTCGGAATGAAATTCTTCACTTTACCAGATAAAAACCCTAATAAGGACTTTGAAAGTAATTTGAATTTCGGCATTGTATGGTGCCCCATACCTCTATAAGCTTTTCTCTTTGGATCTCCCACAATAGGGAAAGGATATGGTCCAAATGATTCCAAGAAGTCACTTATAAATGATGCATTAGAAGGGGCTACAGCTATTACTTGAAACCCTTCTTGACTGATTTCTTCATACTGCTCACGCAACTGCGCGAGATATTTGCGACAGAATGGTCAACCAAGGTGTCTACCGAATACTAAAACAGTTTTTTCATTTTTAAGAAGATCGCCCAATCGCACATCTCCCTGTTCTTGTGTTTCTACTGTATAATCCAAGTTCACTTTTAACACCTCTCTTGATTTAAATATTACCTCATACTCATTTCTTAAACAGGTTGCTTCATTAAAAAATCTGCTGCTTCCTATCATACATTTTCACATCGTACATGCGACTCACTCGCTCTCTTGTCTGTGTAATTATTGTATAGAATTATTTACCCATAATCAAATAATACGAAACATAAGTTATGCAAAAGTTATTCAGAACGAGCAAAAATGACAAAGGCAAGGGCTGATAACGCTTGGCAAGTCAATATAATCAGGGCCAATGGCAACAATGTGGTTGTGCCCGCTACACCGACTAACGGAGCTGCTATTCCTCCAAATACGAACTGGAATAATCCTAACAGTGCTGAAGCACTACCGGCATTCCTATCTTGGGTCTGCATCGCTAACGATAAGCTTGTCGGGTTGATCAAACCTGTACTTGATGTCACTAAGAACAAACCAAATATGACAAATAGTAATGAAGCTTCAATCATAGAAGCTACAACTAAACTGCTTCCACCAATCAAAGCGACGAGGAAGCCTACTTTCAGGATCTTCTCTTCAGGAACCTTACCCGCCAGTCGACCAGTCACTTGGCTCATACCTATGAAGCCCATTGCATTTAATCCAAAGACAAGTCCATAAA
Above is a window of Halalkalibacillus sediminis DNA encoding:
- a CDS encoding VanZ family protein — translated: MSALYVWIVLASVMLLWVLFRFLRSRNRKIRFKREFIGNLLFVYLLAVFYLTMEPFRFTPPIVGQGGTTGFDTELFYQLSRMVDPELMLLYSFGNIALFIPFGILIPSIVKFLRYFLLTLIAGFLFSLSIEFTQLYFTVNRSATVDDLFFNTLGTAIGYVIFAMFRKWLKV
- a CDS encoding SRPBCC domain-containing protein gives rise to the protein MTNSLIVKNDIHIHADPSTVWKVLTEPKYVAQWDELPEDYPEEAMTIGSKVTWDLPNGGQTITKVIRAEQEEELIVDLYVSTWDTRPEEGDVVYRYNLKPHNGETHLFIEIGDFSLVEDGEMYYDASVEFAEEAKKKIKELSEET
- a CDS encoding GNAT family N-acetyltransferase; this encodes MKLETDRLVIKNYTENEFPFLNSMLTNPRMMKYIGDGKIKNHDQSKAFFERILSGSYEGSIYGLKLIMKKDELQPIGHAGLVKQVVDDREEVEVGFWIDETYWNEGYAKEVAKSLKVYAFEELNISRLISIIQPENKASSKVAEFIGMKLEKNCEFNGQGVNIYSVNKSQRT
- a CDS encoding GrpB family protein, giving the protein MLGIRNNELFLSQPDPEWKKSFLREQSTLEQILGDKVVEIEHIGSTAIAGIKAKPLVDILVGLRTMDDFKSFEHKKLNKEGYYHLGRVNIEGKEVVAKFSDLENLEKTHIVHIVKYQGEWWKAHVEFRDRLNQDEALAKEYEHLKLELAEKFPDDQMAYSEAKKTFVDRILNS
- a CDS encoding nucleoside deaminase; translated protein: MLKNIDHLDHDYFMGEALREARLAGERGDLPIGSVIVHYQGEIISRGSNKIHTWNNRTKHAEINALNSGAEHLSRHARECVIYSTVEPCVMCLPTIILANIRNVVFGVKDAYMEMDTFIESNNYVHKRLYNYVGDIRAEESEELLKKYAPEAADRIFSGV
- a CDS encoding macro domain-containing protein; translation: MKWNWNGKIFDCIQDDISAQSDIDVVVNAANAELVTGGGVAGALHRKAGPELAEACAPHAPLEPGEVVMTEAFGLPNKHVIHCLGPIYGLNNPSDELLAKCYRDSLRLAEEKGLESIAFPAISTGTFGYPQHEAIKVAIPTVLGELENLNNLKHVRFVLFGSRDLGDYEDFLTDELGSSSD
- a CDS encoding STAS domain-containing protein, yielding MHEATIREEMKILCDRLEEKKNDVADKLATDSESKEDKKASEVRLQLVTFFIDACRAEERIDFKGISDWGKEIANYSIEHGGDLSQALEGVSRTRLTIWEEIKKIAIKEEFTVATTFSIVERIDPLLDTAVHSFAAKYIETYKEKIQTAHNNFLTLSAPVVPMVKGAAVLPIVGTIDTERADLLLSTALDQASKQDLSHIFIDLSAVPVIDTLVASNIFKIVESMELVGTHAILAGIRPEVAQTMINLGIDFKSIETYSSLHLAIKKHKELFE
- a CDS encoding GDSL-type esterase/lipase family protein; protein product: MYANSLPERLVSVATPIVYKALGDSLTVGVGAFFSKGFVGRYAEKSVNHLQRPIRTQVIAKRKMTSHDLVKLTRDEHQLKSISQANIITITIGGNDLLEANRLFLSTYHPEFFEQSAFDLYMNVSTILYRIKKAKTNEGSPYLIRIIGLYNPYPQLSYSDYWVERYNQILRSFSSDHIVFIDIYPFFQRTDRNLLSFDGLHPNKHGYEIIANETAEKGYFPLINRFQRY
- a CDS encoding DsbA family oxidoreductase → MKIEVWSDVVCPFCYIGKRRLERALSDFAHSKEVDVEFKSFQLDSNAEKNTNQNIHEMLANKYGVSYEKGKEMNESMAMQAKEEGLDFHFDQVIPTNTEDAHRLSQYAKQQGKMYKFMERVMKAYFTEGKDVGEHQILADLAEEVGLDKKESLQVLAEGHYKGAVVGDQQLAQQLGVQGVPFFVFNEKYALSGAQPTESFKEVLEKVYEEEQNSPIQVLNPSSKTEYCDGDSCGE
- the nadE gene encoding NAD(+) synthase, with amino-acid sequence MEKRIDYLVNWLKEEVNQSGAKGALVGISGGIDSAVVAYLIKRAFPENSFGVILPINQRVEDQKDAVAVAEDSGIHYVGIELTETFQTAVKAMQEKINDEWNDENDRMVKANFQARLRMSTMYAVAQNYDYLVIGTGNQPETYTGYFTKYGDGGADLQPLLNLSKQEVREMATELGVTDQVINKPPSAELWEGQTDEDELGVSYDTIDAYIRGEKVDPEDEKRIKQLHKGSAHKRSIAPGPDEFKG
- a CDS encoding cysteine hydrolase family protein yields the protein MKKTALVIIDIINDMEFDGGERLLEQSRPIVKPIQKLKKQARELDLPVIYVNDNFGLWQEDKDELIEHCLKGRGSEIANQLRPEDDEFFIIKPKHSGFYGTQLDILLRQLEVQNLVLTGVAGDICILFTANDAYMRDYNLWVPKDCMASEVESDNDAALQIIKRSTFSNIKPTSDVTIKDAFST
- a CDS encoding DUF779 domain-containing protein, whose product is MVERVTATDATLELIELLKEKHGPIMFHQSGGCCDGSAPMCYPDGDLMIGDQDIFLGEIGESPFYIHASQYDYWKHTQLIIDVVDGRGGMFSLEGVEGKRFLTRSRAFSDEEFKELQQEAE
- the adh gene encoding aldehyde dehydrogenase; the encoded protein is MTYAFPNTDGAKVNFKDRYENFIGGKWTAPQNGQYFENVSPVTGKTFCEVPRSTKEDVEAAIDAAHAAKEAWGATSAAERANILNKIANRIEENLEMLAVAETWDNGKAVRETLNADLPLAVDHFRYFAGAIRAQEGSIGQINNDTVAYHFQEPIGVVGQIIPWNFPILMATWKLAPALATGNCVVLKPAEQTPASILLLMELIEDLLPAGVLNIVNGFGLEAGKPLASNPRIGKVAFTGETTTGRMIMQYASQNLIPVTLELGGKSPNIFFKDVMDEDDDFLDKAIEGFVMFALNQGEVCTCPSRALVHEDIYDEFMERAIERVKAIATGNPLDPNTMMGAQASSEQLEKILSYLDIGKQEGAECLVGGEQNKKDGDFSDGYYVQPTIFKGHNKMRIFQEEIFGPVLAVTTFKTDEEALEIANDTLYGLGAGVWTRNINTAYRFGRAIEAGRVWTNCYHDYPAHAAFGGYKMSGIGRENHKMMLDHYQQTKNLLVSYTPQKLGFF